CTACATTCGCCACCAAGAATGAAACTGGTGCTTCTCCTGCTGCAGCCCCCAACATTCCCAGAGCTTGAGTCAAACCTGCTAATAAACCCAACATGGCGGGTGGAAACCAGGATGTTGCCAGGCGTAGTGAACTTACAAACGCAAAAGCAGCACTAAAACCGATTAACATACGACCAACAGAGGCCATTACCAAGCCATCGGCCAGACCAAAAACGCCGCAGCCTAAGGCAGTGATTAGAGACATAACGGTTAATATTGCACGAATACTCATTCGATCGACAGTAAGACCGACTGGAATTTGCATGAGAATATAAGGGAAATAAAATGAAGCGGTTAAAATACCAAATCCTGCTTCATTAATACCAAAATCGATTTGTAAGCTTCGGTGCATAACGCCTGGAGCCACTCGCGCCATGTAGTCTGAAAAATAGAAGGCTGCCGCTAATCCCCACACAATCCAGGCAAAACCTAATCGATTAATACGACCCGCTTTTTCACTCTGAGACATTGCTATCATATTCATAAATTCACTCTGTTACCGTTTCCATCCTAGAAAGACTCGAACTAAAATAAGTTGCATTAAAACAGTAGGTTGGTCATTAAATTAGCAAAATTAATCCTACATTATACTGTTACCGACAATTATTTCAACACATTGCTCTATCTGGAACTTCATGCTGGAGCATGCTAAATTTAACTAAAACCGCTATCAAATACAAAACTTAGTTTTCTTAAGACATTAACAATTCATAATAAGGTATACTATTTCCTTTTTTAGCAGGGTAACGTGAATGAATGAGCTTGAAGAAGCAATTAAGAATGCATTAGATACATCAGGGGGAAACGTTCAGGCCAATAAAGCCTATCTTGAGTTTATTAAAGCAAATTTTATTGTTCCCATCGACAAGAAATCTAACCCTGAGCAGCCTGAAGTTCTCTACCTAGTCGACAATGATCAATTCTTCTTGCCTGTTTTTACGAATGAAAACTATTTGGATCAATGGGCCAAAGAAATTTCTAACGATATCCATTTGCTGCGCTTGTCAGGGGTGGATTTATTAAAAGGCATTGGAGATGACGTAACGGTCTGTTTAAACATTGGAAGTCCGATTTATAAAGAATTTAATCCTGCAGAACTCGCGAGAATGAGAAGTATGGTTTTAAAATTGTTTAAATAATTTTAGTGTTTGCTGATTTAAAAGCTAATATTGCAGTTATCGAATTTAATCCTAGACCCTGTATAAATCAGGGCTCTAGGAAGTTACAGGTAATTCAGAGTTACTGATTAGCCACTTGATGAATAAACTAAGCAACCAGATCAAGAACCTGATAACCTACCACAGCAGTTGCGGCAATGGCACCGGTAATTTTTAGCACCTTGGAAAGGAAACTAGCGCTCACCAAACTGCTTATAGCGTTATAGGTATAATCGTTGGCAGCATCCTTTTCATTAACTTCTGGCTCTAACAATTCTTCAGCAAGCTCAAACAGTGGTTTTTCACCATAAAAACCTGCCCACCACCCTTCAGACCATTGCTCATTTTCAGCGCTGCCTTGATGGTAAGGATTAGCCTCCTCACCCACCTCAGCTAAAGCGCATTCATAACCATAAGCATAACATTCTTCCAGGTTTGGATGTTCGATGTCAAAACGCAATTTTATGTGTGGTAACAACGCATTTGTCTCTTTCATATTGGTACCCTCTCTTTAGCGTCTTTGCAAATCATGTCGCTATTAAATTTTCCCTAAAATTTGAAGTGTATCCCTAAACATGATCCACACTTCACTTCATCCCATTCTACGCCTCTTAACTAATGCATCCTTTATGGTGTACTTTTTTTACTCTTTCTTGACAAAATAACAACTTATAAATAATGCCTAATCTTGATTATGCATTTATGGTGCCAAACGATAGTAAACCCATTTTCCTCGTTTTTTGTGGCAAAAAATTCTATCGTGTAAACGATTATTTCGCCCTTGCCAAAACTCGATTTCTTCAGGAATTACCATGTACCCACCCCAATTCACAGGTCGAAGAATCGGCTCTTGACCATGTTCTGCAATTAACTTGTTTAAAGCATCTTCAAGTGCTTTTCTATCGCTAATTGGTTGACTTTGGGCAGAGACAACCGCACTTAGCTGGCTGGTTAATGGTCTTGAGGCAAAATAAAGATCGGATTGCCGCTTGGTGGTCTTTTTTATCCAACCTCGAACACGAACTTGACGTGCCATTTGGGGCCAATAAAAATTTAAAGCAGCATAGGGTGTTTGGCTTAGTTGCAATGACTTATTGCTTTGATAATTTGTATAAAAAATGAATGCTTCATCCTCTAATCCCTTTAATAAAACGACTCTTGAATCTGGAAAACCCTTGTCATCGACAGTTGACAATACCATCGCAGTTGGATCGCTTTTTTCCACAGGCAAAACCTCTTCAAACCATTGTTTAAATTGCGCGATTGGCGACTCCAATATTGTTTCTTCTGATAAAGTTAACTCACCGTATTCGCGGCGAATATCTGCTAATGTTTTCCAATTACTCATTCTTAAATCCGTAATATGATAAGCTTGATGCTAGATGGTATACAAAAATTGAAAAGATAAAAAGTGAAGAAAATTTTTGCAATCTTAATGTTTTCTTAATAATAATCCTTTACTATTAGTACGCAAATATGCGTATTTAAGAAACAGAATGCTAGAACGGTATTTCAGGCTCTTCAATAAAGAACGATATCTCAAACTGCTTGATAATTTTAAAGAGCAAGACATCGCCTCGTTTCTAAAAGAGTTAAGAGGAAAAATCACCACGACTCTCCAAAGCCACTTTCTTAGCATACAAGCAAGACCTTTTTTTCTTAAGCCTAATACAGAAGGCGAACCATTCACCAATTTTGATGCTGAACCCAGGCAAATTGTCCAGCTAAAACAACTTATTAATGCACTCTATCACGCCCAATTAGCATTTGAAGATCTACAGTCGGTAAACTTCAGGGACGGTAATAAAAAAATTCAAGATGCTAAAAAGCTCTACTATAAGACGATTGAACATGGGTATAAGGCAAGTTATTTATTAACCCATCTCGACATCGATTTTAATGAGATTTTTAAAAGCGAAATTCAACGTGCCTTACAGCTTCTAGCCCCAGTAAAAGCCTTTGCTGATTCTTATAAAGATGGAGCCATTGAATTTACTTCTGCCGTAAAGAATTATCCGATAGGTTATAAAGCTGGTCTGACTGGTGGTATCGCAATAGCACAAATGAAGCCCAACAATGATGGAAATTATGATTACGATTTCCTTGCTCATTTTGGGGCAGTTTTACCTGGATATATCCAACAGTTAACAGCTTATTTGCACCGTTATGGACCACAGATTACCACGTACCAACCGACAATAGATAAAGCCAAATTAGATGAATTGCAGGAACAAGCATTTAAGCTACTAAATTCCATTGAAAATCTGCAAAGCGACGACCTGTTTATTTCATTTAAGGCTTTAAACTACATTCGCATTATTCGCGAAATCATTAACCTATCTACGAGCAGTCTTGAGCAAATAGGTTATGCCAATAAATCATCCCAAGATATCATTCGTCACAATATGAGACGATTAAAATATGAATTGCTACCTGAGTTGTTTAGTCTCGCAGATCGCTTGGAAGACGAAACCTTGTTAAGCCCAGGAACTCTTTCTCGACCGTTAATGACTCACATTAAACCTTTTTACCAATTAATGTGTGGTTATGCAGCAAAAGTTGTTGATTTCGCCGCAGAAGGGGAGGAGTTGCAAACTATTGAAGATACCCATTTTGTTAATTTGCGCCTTGAGAAAACTCGACAACGGATAGCAACCTGTCGCTCGAATGTAAAAAAATTAGACTCAGCCCAAGCTGCATTCAACAATTTTTTTGCTGTTATTGAAAACCATCAATATAAAAGCTACTCGTTATTAAATCTTCCTAGAGAACAGAAGGAGATTTTGAAGTTACATTATAAATTCCTCCTACCCTATGTTAAAGCGATTGATCCTGAATTATCCAACCTAATCATTAGAGATTTATTAGACAACAAAGTCTATACCCGCAAACTGACAAGACCGGTGCGCTTATTTACAGGCGAGGCGGAAGCTGTGGCCGTTGCAAGTTTGCTTCCTCTAAAAGCTAAACTGCAAACTGCATTGACGAAGGAGTTGGCTACTAATACCCTTCATATCGAATTAAATAACGATATCATTTATTCTGTTGAAAATTACGACAATGTTGATATTTATCCTTATAAGAAAAAATCGGAATTAACCAGTTTTAATGAAGCAAAAATTTTAGGAATTAATCCCGCCTCAATAGACCAGCAGCATCTGACATTTAGTCGAGATCCCGATAATGTATGGATAATCAATTCCGAAGCACTGACATTAGAACAAACAGAAGCATTAGCGCATTACTACGAAAGAAAATTTCTGCAGCTTAAAGAAACCCAAACGGCGTTAATAAATTTTTTAACTTTCCTGAGTGATGTCCATCAAAATCCGAATAAAGAAGTCGATAAACCTAAAGTAAAAGCACAGTTACGTCGATGGTATAGTCTATTTCAGCCTTATTTAGTTGAAAATCTACCCATAGCTAAAAAAGCCAGGGAACAAGACAAAGCCATTATTGAATTATTATCTGACAAATTTTTGCTAAAAGATGGATTAAAACCAACCACTGTTATTGATTGTTTTACTGATGAGAACGTGACACCAATATTGGCGCACTTTGAATGTATGCTTGCCACAGCAAAAGAGCGAGCGAACCTTTATACGCAACTCACTGTACAAAAATATGAGAACAAAGTTTGCGCTCAAGAATTGCATCCTGATACCAATATAAGTGCACGAGCAAATTTTGTACTCAAACATACTGAGTATTCTAAAGCCATCGCCTCCTATCGTGAGTCATTATTTAAATTAACCCATGTTTTTAATAAAACACTCCGAGGTAAATTAAAACCAGCAGCAGAGGGGCTCCCCTTTCCAGAGGTGGAAAATGCAGAGCTTGTTCACTTTGAGGCTCAACAGGCTCTTGGCATTAAACGTATTTTTAATGCTTTGTTTCACATCGAGAAAATCTGTAGAGAGCTTGAAAGCTTAGACCAAAAAGGTAGTCAATCTCTCTATGTTTACCATCTGATTCAAGCTAAAGGTCATATTGATGACATCCTCGATCATGCCAAAGCCTTAGCCAATGATCCTCATTTTGCGTTGATTGGAGCTGAATTAAAAGACCAAGCCATTGTTATTTACAATGCTTTTATGAAGCAAAAGGACACCTACGTTGTCGGAAGTGAAGAAGTTAAGCTAACCGAGCCTAGATATCAAAATAAAATTGTGAAATACAGTGGCCTTTGGTATTCACTACGTAGTTTTATGCTTATCCCTGAACATATTAATGCTGCATTATATAATCAGGACTTATCGGATGAAACCAAAAAGCAAGTCAATGAGCGAACTAAGCTGGCAGCACTCAATATTGAAGGCATTATTGAAAATTCGAACTCCTATTTTAACTTACTCCTTCAAACCCCTACCATGTATCGCCTTTATAAAGAACTAAAGGCCAAGCTTGAGCAGTTTACACAGCTTTCTTATGAAGCCGCGATGGATCATTTAGAAGAACTGAATAACGATCTATTCGTCCGTATCTTAAAAGAAACTGACGAATGGGAAGACAGGTTAGGATTAGAACCAGGCTTACTGGCAAAACCAATGAAAGCTGTTCTTGATGAATTCCATCAAGGATTGATTGAGCCACTTAACCTCGACTCTCAAGAACATTTATCGTTATTATGCACATTAGCCCCACTTACTCATCGAGTTGAAGCAGCTAAAGATCGGCTAAAAGCTGCAACCGCCAAGATGTTACCTCTCAAAAATGATCCAGCATTAACGATTGACATCGACGCTTTAACTGATGATAAATTTACTCCGGAAAAAATATCTTTAGCTAACAAATATGCTTTGGTTAGAGCCTTTACCCAAGAGGTAAAGCTCTATCTTAACTTTAACTCCGGCCTCCCTCCCTCCATACTTGCAAATGAAATTAATAAAGCACGCTTAATTAAACTTTATAAAGCATTACAACCTATTCTTCTTGCGGAGCGACATAAGTTAGGTTGGGTATCTCAACCAGTAGAGCCCCAATTCCAGGGCATTGAAGATTTTTTACAACACCATGTTCCTATACCTCCCAGCATTGGAGAGTCTCCAAAGCAGCCGGAAGTCGATGGCGAAGGATTTATTAAATTTACCTCAGATAAGTTTCAACCTACAGACGATAATGCACTAGAGATTGAGTTAGAAGATTTTTCTATAGAGAGCAGGCGGCTTAAAGAAATAGCCACCTCTACCAGGAAAGAGGCTGATGCATTCAAAAATATTGTTGGTATGGCCAAGACTTTGCTACACCATTATGAAGGTGAAGATAATTCAATTCAGTTTGAAATTGCAACGCTGCAAGGAAGAATTGCTTATCTTGAAAACTGTAAAGATGAGCAACATAACCAGAATGAAGTCATCCGAGAAAACTACACGAAAAGAGCATTTGCACGTGAATTTAACCGGCTAACATCACGATATAGCCTTTATCATTTGCGAGAAGAATACAATACTGCACTGGGTAATTTTCTATCCACGAAAGAACTTCAAATCATCGAGGAAGCAAAACTTGCTCAAGATATTAATGCTGAAATTAAACGTTTATTAGAAGCGCAGGTTGAAGAGTTTGAACGTCTTAATTACTCTAAATATATCCAATTTGAAGCGGTGGTAAGTGCGCTCGAGCAATTTAAAGCCTATCTAGGTAAGGCAAATAGAGAGATAGGCTCAGCTGAGCTTATTAGAAATTCTGATGGCAAGAAGAGAACTTTGTTCTACGAAACTGCAGAAACTCTACAGTTGAAAACAGACTTGATTGATCCATTAATCAAAATTGCTAGCAGTAAAGCACCTATAGAAAGACGTTTGGCTGATATTAAAGCTGAAGTCGAAAAACCCTCATTTATTGCGACCATGCAAAAACACCGTCATTATAATACATTCAGTTTTGCCTGGATTAAACAATGTATTATCTCTTTACTCTCAGCGCTGAATCTTTATACTCCAAAATATAAAACGCTTCTTAAGAATCTTGAAAATACTGTTGAGCAAAATTCACTTATATCTATTTCTTCTGCAACTAACTCGTCAGCAAATCGTTTTGGTCTTTTTGGCACAGGCACCTCAAACAACATTGATCGCGGCTATGTCTTACCGCAGCCCATAATTCCTAATCATGATGAACACCAGCCTCCTAATCCTATCCCCGCTTTTAATTAGTTAACCAAACCAGACTTTTTGTAGCATAATTACCGTTTAAGAGAGACCATTTGTTTATCTCATGCCTAAGTTAATTTTATTTTTTGTAGGATTGATAATGAGCTTAACTATTCATGCCCTTGAAATTGTTACTATTGAACAATCACAATTTATACCCATGCTAAAAACACCTGCCGAGACAGTTACTTTCCCGTTGTCAGCAGATAATTTAGCGTTAATACAAATGATGAAAGAAAAATTATTTCAACTTGGTGGTGTTGGCCTTGCAGCACCCCAAGTCAATCATCATCAACAAATTGTTGCCATTTATATTCCCGAAGATGCCGCACTCTTGAGGAACAACGTAATCCCCTATGCTATGCACATCTTAATTAAT
The nucleotide sequence above comes from Legionella hackeliae. Encoded proteins:
- the pdxH gene encoding pyridoxamine 5'-phosphate oxidase; this translates as MSNWKTLADIRREYGELTLSEETILESPIAQFKQWFEEVLPVEKSDPTAMVLSTVDDKGFPDSRVVLLKGLEDEAFIFYTNYQSNKSLQLSQTPYAALNFYWPQMARQVRVRGWIKKTTKRQSDLYFASRPLTSQLSAVVSAQSQPISDRKALEDALNKLIAEHGQEPILRPVNWGGYMVIPEEIEFWQGRNNRLHDRIFCHKKRGKWVYYRLAP
- a CDS encoding SseB family protein — protein: MNELEEAIKNALDTSGGNVQANKAYLEFIKANFIVPIDKKSNPEQPEVLYLVDNDQFFLPVFTNENYLDQWAKEISNDIHLLRLSGVDLLKGIGDDVTVCLNIGSPIYKEFNPAELARMRSMVLKLFK